In one window of Sandaracinaceae bacterium DNA:
- a CDS encoding protein kinase has translation MDPKATAKTAEHRPCTECGRLNSFEARFCGACGNELVSESQALGNEVMADPLIGRIIADRYRILQFLGRGGMGVVYRVEHVHIGKVMAMKLLHGELARDRDTIKRFRREAEAASKLSHPNTVQVFDFGSSQGLMYLVMEYVDGRDLGQVIRDAGTLDFARVARLTAQVCGSVAEAHRLGIVHRDIKPENVMIVTRPDQGETAKVLDFGLAKLRDTQAGNTVTRAGAIVGTPYYMPPEQIRGEDVDPRGDVYAIGAMMYKAVTGAPPFVAASPMGVLTKHLTEALTPPSHKLAKVPPEADVIIGRAMEKEARDRYPDADALRAALADYLGLVGHDMTDPSLALESRELSSSGRRKVAQLATRGDVDRFEHRLQRRGLFAYTVGVLAVAALITVGVVYGRRYLATLAPPTEESEPNDTPETASRILRDGVLSAHLGQRVSETEGDVDFYRIVRRGQGREHLDVVASGVPNVDMILELVRVGGRVPAIEVNAGGVGEGESLIAFPVSDDDYLIRVRQTVAAGERPIENVSDPYSIVWRVSAPELDHEREPNDSLETAGQVPLMGTVRGRIGWRDDVDLYCVDTSADRVGARVSGIPGLDLVLRVVQRAEQSSSKIDAEGVGSEESVKDLRVLAGQTCFEVSVDMNASDTAWASPSEMYVLEVFAGVDGG, from the coding sequence ATGGACCCGAAAGCCACCGCCAAGACCGCCGAGCACCGCCCCTGCACGGAGTGCGGGCGGCTGAACTCGTTCGAGGCGCGCTTCTGCGGGGCGTGTGGCAACGAGCTGGTGAGCGAGAGCCAGGCGCTGGGCAACGAGGTCATGGCGGACCCGCTCATCGGGCGCATCATCGCGGACCGCTACCGCATCCTGCAGTTCTTGGGGCGCGGCGGCATGGGCGTGGTCTACCGCGTGGAGCACGTGCACATCGGCAAGGTCATGGCCATGAAGCTGCTGCACGGCGAGCTGGCGCGCGACCGCGACACCATCAAGCGCTTTCGCCGCGAAGCCGAGGCGGCCTCCAAGCTGAGCCACCCCAACACGGTGCAGGTCTTCGACTTCGGCTCGAGCCAGGGCCTCATGTACTTGGTCATGGAGTACGTGGACGGCCGAGACTTGGGCCAGGTCATCCGGGACGCGGGCACGCTCGACTTCGCCCGCGTGGCACGCCTCACGGCGCAGGTCTGTGGCTCCGTGGCCGAGGCCCATCGCTTGGGCATCGTGCACCGCGACATCAAGCCCGAGAACGTCATGATCGTGACGCGCCCCGACCAGGGCGAGACCGCCAAGGTGCTGGACTTCGGGCTGGCCAAGCTGCGCGACACGCAGGCGGGCAACACCGTCACGCGCGCCGGGGCCATCGTGGGGACGCCCTACTACATGCCGCCCGAGCAGATTCGCGGCGAGGACGTGGACCCCCGAGGCGACGTCTACGCGATTGGCGCCATGATGTACAAGGCGGTCACCGGAGCGCCACCGTTCGTGGCCGCCTCGCCCATGGGCGTGCTCACCAAGCACCTCACCGAGGCGCTCACGCCGCCTTCGCACAAGCTCGCCAAGGTGCCTCCCGAGGCGGACGTCATCATCGGCCGCGCCATGGAGAAGGAGGCGCGCGACCGCTATCCGGACGCCGACGCCCTGCGTGCCGCGTTGGCCGACTACCTGGGCCTCGTGGGCCACGACATGACCGACCCGAGCCTGGCGCTCGAGAGCCGTGAGCTGAGCTCCTCGGGGCGTCGCAAGGTGGCGCAGCTGGCCACGCGCGGTGACGTGGACCGCTTCGAGCATCGCCTCCAGCGGCGCGGGCTGTTCGCGTACACCGTGGGGGTGCTGGCCGTGGCGGCGCTCATCACGGTGGGCGTGGTCTACGGGCGTCGCTACCTGGCCACGCTCGCCCCGCCCACCGAAGAGTCCGAGCCCAACGACACACCCGAGACGGCCTCGCGCATCTTGCGTGACGGCGTGCTGAGCGCGCACCTGGGGCAGCGCGTGTCCGAGACGGAGGGCGACGTGGACTTCTACCGCATCGTGCGGCGCGGCCAGGGTCGTGAGCACCTCGACGTGGTCGCTTCGGGTGTGCCCAACGTGGACATGATCCTCGAGCTGGTGCGGGTGGGCGGCCGCGTGCCCGCCATCGAGGTGAACGCGGGCGGCGTGGGTGAAGGGGAGTCGCTCATCGCCTTTCCCGTGTCGGACGACGATTACCTCATCCGGGTGCGCCAGACCGTGGCCGCGGGCGAGCGGCCCATCGAGAACGTGAGCGACCCGTACAGCATCGTGTGGCGGGTGAGCGCCCCCGAGCTGGATCACGAGCGTGAGCCCAACGACTCGCTCGAGACGGCCGGGCAGGTCCCGCTGATGGGAACGGTGCGCGGGCGCATCGGCTGGCGCGACGACGTGGACCTCTACTGCGTGGACACGTCGGCCGACCGCGTGGGCGCGCGCGTGAGCGGCATCCCGGGCCTGGATCTGGTGCTGCGCGTGGTGCAGCGGGCCGAGCAGTCCAGCTCGAAGATCGACGCCGAGGGCGTGGGGAGCGAAGAGAGCGTGAAGGACCTGCGGGTGCTCGCTGGGCAGACCTGCTTCGAGGTGTCGGTGGACATGAACGCGAGCGACACGGCCTGGGCCAGCCCCTCCGAGATGTACGTTCTCGAGGTCTTCGCGGGGGTGGACGGTGGCTGA
- a CDS encoding PQQ-like beta-propeller repeat protein, giving the protein MADLSLRPAARGAVALGLAVTGLLAGTAWVGEWPVAHARPVTIGVYQELPFGVARSHPSVTDGGRSSRDGRSTARLPVREPSVRYRVEVGARHVTAPIALTNNTLLAVAADHAGYVLLDGALTPDGASLRGASGVSLSPEGFVVAETDGLAFLDSRLQVRARVPVAGLSDAAPLVFADGTAVVSAGASLLRVDAAGTRRFTVPVASRAHSPVARTPSGRIVTATTTELLLLDQDGRVERREPLGDHPVAGPAVGLDGSIWVMTAGGLAAFDADGAPRVRVPSPTSGPLTHGGLAIATDGSVRAAVLGFGVLALNASAAPLWSFALPQARFVVVDAAGGSLVATHDGLLVALDADGQERWRARLDGTPHAAPVLGVDGTVYVGLEGGSLVALH; this is encoded by the coding sequence GTGGCTGACCTCTCTCTGCGCCCGGCAGCACGCGGTGCGGTCGCGCTCGGCCTCGCCGTCACCGGCCTGCTGGCCGGCACCGCGTGGGTGGGCGAGTGGCCCGTCGCGCATGCGCGGCCCGTGACCATCGGCGTCTATCAAGAGCTCCCCTTCGGCGTGGCCCGCAGTCACCCCAGCGTGACGGATGGCGGGCGCAGCTCGCGGGACGGGCGCAGCACGGCGCGCCTCCCGGTGCGTGAGCCCAGCGTTCGCTATCGGGTCGAGGTGGGCGCGCGGCACGTCACGGCGCCCATCGCGCTCACCAACAACACCCTGCTGGCGGTCGCGGCCGACCACGCCGGCTACGTGTTGCTCGACGGCGCGCTGACACCCGACGGCGCCTCGCTGCGGGGCGCGAGCGGGGTGTCGCTCTCGCCGGAGGGCTTCGTGGTGGCCGAGACCGACGGGCTCGCCTTCCTGGACAGCCGCCTGCAGGTGCGGGCGCGGGTGCCCGTGGCAGGGCTGAGCGACGCGGCGCCCCTCGTCTTCGCCGATGGCACCGCCGTGGTGAGCGCGGGGGCGTCACTGCTGCGCGTCGATGCGGCGGGCACGCGGCGGTTCACGGTGCCCGTGGCTTCGCGGGCCCACTCGCCGGTGGCGCGGACGCCCTCCGGGCGAATCGTGACGGCCACCACCACCGAGCTGCTGTTGCTGGACCAAGACGGGCGCGTGGAGCGCCGCGAACCGCTGGGCGACCATCCCGTGGCGGGCCCGGCCGTGGGGCTCGACGGCAGCATCTGGGTGATGACCGCCGGGGGCCTCGCCGCGTTCGACGCCGATGGCGCACCACGCGTGCGCGTGCCCTCGCCCACCAGCGGCCCGCTCACCCACGGCGGCTTGGCCATCGCCACGGACGGCAGCGTGCGTGCGGCCGTGCTGGGGTTCGGGGTGCTCGCGCTCAACGCCTCGGCGGCGCCGCTGTGGTCCTTCGCGCTCCCGCAGGCGCGCTTCGTGGTGGTGGACGCCGCAGGCGGGTCGCTCGTAGCCACGCACGACGGACTCCTGGTGGCTCTCGACGCCGACGGGCAAGAGCGCTGGCGCGCGCGTCTCGACGGCACGCCGCACGCAGCTCCCGTGCTGGGCGTGGACGGCACCGTCTACGTGGGCCTAGAGGGCGGCTCGTTGGTGGCGCTGCACTAG
- the queA gene encoding tRNA preQ1(34) S-adenosylmethionine ribosyltransferase-isomerase QueA, which yields MKIEALDYELPEELIAQHPTAARDAARLLVPSLAGTAMHRSIRDLPALLTPGLIVWNDARVIPARLRGERPSGGKAELLLLEPDADAAAGAGAAETWLALGRANKPLQVGHQLMLGGALHAEVLARLGEGQLRVRLNPLAHESVMAAVEAVGELPLPPYIARAPESTDTERYQTVFARTPGAVAAPTAGLHFTAELRSALEQAGHEFAYVTLHVGPGTFRPVKSHTLDEHVMHRERYDVPEATAAALRRAREQGRPVLAVGTTVVRTLEAAALEATADQVVRAGAGETALFIRGAYPFRVVDSLVTNFHLPRSTLLALVMAFAGEDALRAAYAEAIRARYRFFSYGDAMLLHRARP from the coding sequence ATGAAGATCGAGGCCCTCGACTACGAGCTCCCCGAAGAGCTGATCGCGCAGCACCCCACGGCGGCGCGTGACGCGGCGCGCCTGCTGGTGCCCTCGCTCGCCGGGACCGCCATGCACCGGAGCATCCGCGACCTGCCCGCGCTGCTCACGCCGGGCCTCATCGTGTGGAACGACGCGCGCGTGATCCCGGCACGCCTGCGTGGCGAGCGCCCGAGCGGCGGCAAGGCCGAGCTGCTGCTGCTGGAGCCCGACGCGGACGCTGCCGCAGGAGCGGGCGCAGCCGAGACGTGGCTGGCCCTCGGGCGCGCCAACAAGCCGCTGCAGGTGGGTCACCAGCTGATGCTGGGAGGTGCGCTGCACGCCGAGGTGCTGGCGCGCCTCGGGGAAGGGCAGCTGCGTGTGCGGCTCAACCCTCTCGCGCATGAGAGCGTGATGGCCGCGGTGGAGGCCGTGGGGGAGCTGCCGCTGCCGCCGTACATCGCGCGGGCGCCCGAGAGCACGGACACCGAGCGCTATCAGACCGTGTTCGCGCGCACGCCCGGCGCGGTGGCGGCGCCCACCGCAGGGCTGCACTTCACGGCCGAGCTGCGCAGCGCGCTCGAGCAGGCGGGGCACGAGTTCGCCTACGTCACGCTGCACGTGGGGCCAGGCACCTTTCGCCCGGTGAAGAGCCACACGCTGGACGAGCACGTGATGCACCGCGAGCGCTACGACGTGCCCGAGGCCACCGCGGCTGCGCTCCGGCGGGCGCGCGAGCAAGGTCGCCCCGTGCTGGCGGTGGGCACCACCGTGGTGCGCACCCTCGAGGCGGCGGCCCTCGAGGCCACGGCGGACCAGGTGGTGCGCGCGGGCGCGGGCGAGACGGCGCTCTTCATCCGCGGGGCGTATCCCTTCCGCGTGGTGGACTCGCTGGTCACCAACTTCCACTTGCCACGCAGCACGCTGCTGGCTCTGGTCATGGCCTTCGCGGGCGAGGACGCGCTGCGCGCCGCGTATGCCGAAGCCATCCGGGCCCGGTACCGCTTCTTCAGCTATGGAGACGCCATGCTCTTGCACCGAGCGCGCCCATGA
- a CDS encoding serine/threonine protein kinase codes for MSAQDTSASIRRTLATIDSGSLVNVWREHGIRTDDLVPDSRGTIGRPSVGDSLTLDGLTRGELSVLGNPEEGGVVQGEVIGSGGMGVVREGTQLVLRRSVAVKQVHPDASPARELRLAAFLREAWVSANLEHPNIIPVHTLCSDHGDPLLVMKRVEGVSWRTLLDQPELAPAYGVDPRDPLTSHLRVLVRVCRAVHFAHTRGVLHLDLKPDNVMVGRHGEVYLLDWGLAAGFRDGAASFLPRTRDLHAVVGTPGYLSPEQAAGLGSVFGPETDVFLLGALLHRVVTGVMPYHGTTLMEALGQAFACAPREYGADVPKELADILQRAMARSIDERYATVTDFRLALEHFLEHRDVNGLLDESFTRLDVLAQDLSRAEPQPRDASALRRLENECRFGLEEALGRWPDNTRAQEGIHELARLSVRRALRAGDWRAAAAALERLPAPDSDLLDQVATARDHAQSMARERAILEDLGSHEDMLRFADVRSKVCAFISIGWSVWFFAVGATIRAGTVPLTYAALLTNAVLTCVIYGGIVFGVRKTLHSTQIDRRVIWLLAVCFLDAGIVWLFAMFLELPPLHAVALSSSVYVFFFVATATVIDRRLAWIAPVLAPVALLPFLDVERVFEWQGAYVLLGGITLSLIWRRDARSARERQALDRRGA; via the coding sequence GTGAGCGCGCAGGACACCAGCGCCAGCATCCGCAGGACGCTCGCCACCATCGACTCCGGCTCGCTGGTCAACGTCTGGCGCGAGCACGGCATACGCACCGATGACCTGGTGCCGGACTCGCGTGGCACCATCGGGCGCCCGAGCGTAGGCGACTCGCTCACCCTCGACGGCCTCACGCGTGGTGAGCTGTCCGTGCTGGGCAACCCCGAAGAGGGCGGCGTGGTGCAGGGCGAGGTCATCGGCTCCGGCGGCATGGGCGTGGTCCGCGAGGGCACACAGCTGGTGCTGCGGCGATCCGTCGCGGTGAAGCAGGTGCACCCCGACGCCTCACCCGCCCGCGAGCTGCGTCTGGCCGCGTTCCTGCGCGAAGCGTGGGTCAGCGCCAACCTCGAGCACCCCAACATCATCCCGGTGCACACGCTGTGCAGCGACCACGGCGACCCGCTGCTGGTCATGAAGCGCGTGGAGGGCGTGTCGTGGCGCACGCTGCTCGACCAGCCCGAGCTGGCGCCCGCCTATGGCGTGGACCCGCGCGACCCACTGACGTCGCATCTGCGCGTGCTGGTGCGGGTGTGTCGCGCCGTCCACTTTGCCCATACCCGCGGGGTGCTGCACCTCGACCTCAAGCCCGACAACGTGATGGTGGGGCGTCACGGCGAGGTCTACCTGCTGGACTGGGGTCTGGCCGCGGGGTTTCGCGATGGTGCCGCCTCTTTCCTGCCGCGCACGCGTGACCTGCACGCCGTGGTGGGGACGCCCGGCTACCTGTCCCCGGAGCAAGCCGCTGGCCTCGGCAGCGTGTTCGGGCCCGAGACGGACGTCTTCCTGTTGGGCGCGCTTCTGCATCGGGTGGTCACGGGCGTCATGCCCTACCACGGCACCACCCTCATGGAGGCCCTCGGACAGGCCTTCGCGTGTGCGCCACGCGAGTACGGCGCCGACGTCCCCAAAGAGCTGGCCGACATTCTGCAGCGCGCGATGGCGCGTTCCATCGACGAGCGCTACGCGACGGTGACCGACTTCCGCCTGGCCCTCGAGCACTTCCTCGAGCACCGCGACGTCAACGGCCTGCTGGACGAGTCGTTTACCCGGCTGGACGTGCTCGCGCAGGACCTCTCGCGCGCCGAGCCCCAGCCACGTGACGCTAGCGCGCTGCGGCGGCTGGAGAACGAGTGCCGCTTCGGGCTCGAGGAGGCGCTCGGCCGCTGGCCCGACAACACCCGTGCGCAAGAGGGCATTCACGAGCTGGCGCGCCTCAGCGTGCGTCGTGCGCTCCGGGCGGGGGACTGGCGTGCCGCCGCCGCCGCGCTCGAGCGCTTGCCCGCGCCGGACAGCGACCTCCTCGACCAAGTGGCAACAGCTCGCGATCACGCGCAGTCCATGGCGCGGGAGCGGGCCATCCTCGAGGATCTCGGCTCGCACGAGGACATGCTGCGGTTCGCCGATGTGCGCTCGAAGGTGTGCGCGTTCATCTCCATCGGATGGAGCGTCTGGTTCTTCGCGGTGGGAGCGACCATCCGCGCGGGGACCGTGCCGCTGACGTACGCCGCGCTGCTCACCAACGCGGTGCTCACCTGCGTGATCTACGGCGGCATCGTCTTTGGCGTCCGCAAGACGCTGCACTCCACCCAGATCGACCGCCGCGTCATCTGGCTGCTGGCGGTGTGCTTCTTGGACGCCGGCATCGTGTGGCTGTTCGCCATGTTTCTCGAGCTCCCACCGCTGCATGCCGTGGCCTTGAGCTCGTCGGTCTACGTCTTCTTCTTCGTCGCCACGGCCACGGTCATCGACCGGCGCCTGGCGTGGATCGCACCCGTGCTCGCGCCCGTGGCGCTGCTGCCCTTCCTCGACGTCGAGCGCGTGTTCGAGTGGCAGGGCGCCTACGTGCTGCTGGGGGGCATCACGCTCAGCCTGATCTGGCGTCGGGACGCTCGCTCGGCGCGGGAACGGCAGGCGTTGGACCGGCGGGGCGCATGA
- the tgt gene encoding tRNA guanosine(34) transglycosylase Tgt, whose product MSVHALPTQGFSFEVSATDGAARRGRFQTPRAVIETPVFMPVGTQASVKGLTPIEVEETGARIILANTYHLWLRPGPELIDRFGGTPRFMGWKHAMLTDSGGFQVFSLASRRKIDDDGVTFRSHLTGEAKRLTPEESMRVQRLLAADVAMVLDVCPPGAAERREIEQAMRLTTAWASRCLAAPAADGQARFGIVQGGVHADLRRAHLDDIAALPFDGFAMGGFSVGEPIQTMYELLETLGPAMPADRPRYLMGVGTPYDLIEAVGSGIDLFDCVLPTRNARNGQALTWHGRVNIKQARHTEDEAPLDPDCACPVCATFSRGYLRHLQKANEMLLPRLLTHHNLFFYGELMRAARGAIEAGDYRAWASRTVQKMRAGDEIEAPR is encoded by the coding sequence ATGAGCGTCCACGCGCTGCCCACCCAGGGGTTCTCGTTCGAGGTGAGCGCCACCGACGGCGCCGCGCGGCGTGGTCGCTTCCAGACGCCGCGCGCGGTCATCGAGACGCCGGTCTTCATGCCCGTGGGCACGCAGGCCAGCGTCAAGGGCCTCACCCCCATCGAGGTGGAGGAGACCGGCGCGCGCATCATCCTGGCCAACACCTATCACCTCTGGCTGCGCCCGGGCCCGGAGCTCATCGACCGCTTCGGCGGGACCCCACGCTTCATGGGCTGGAAGCACGCCATGCTCACCGACAGCGGTGGCTTCCAGGTGTTCTCGCTCGCGTCGCGCCGCAAGATCGACGACGACGGCGTGACCTTCCGCTCGCACCTCACGGGCGAGGCCAAGCGCCTCACGCCGGAGGAGTCCATGCGCGTGCAGCGCCTGCTGGCCGCCGACGTGGCCATGGTGCTGGACGTGTGCCCGCCGGGGGCCGCCGAGCGCCGCGAGATCGAGCAGGCCATGCGGCTCACCACCGCCTGGGCCAGCCGCTGCCTCGCGGCTCCTGCCGCCGACGGGCAGGCGCGCTTCGGCATCGTGCAGGGGGGTGTGCACGCGGACCTGCGTCGCGCCCACTTGGACGACATCGCGGCGCTGCCCTTCGACGGCTTCGCCATGGGTGGCTTCTCCGTGGGTGAGCCCATCCAGACCATGTACGAGCTGCTCGAGACGCTGGGGCCCGCCATGCCCGCCGACCGGCCGCGCTACTTGATGGGCGTGGGCACGCCCTATGATCTCATCGAGGCGGTCGGGTCGGGCATCGACCTGTTCGACTGCGTGCTCCCCACGCGCAACGCGCGCAACGGCCAGGCGCTCACGTGGCACGGTCGGGTGAACATCAAGCAGGCGCGCCACACCGAGGACGAGGCCCCGCTCGACCCGGACTGCGCCTGCCCCGTGTGCGCCACGTTCTCGCGCGGCTACCTGCGGCACCTGCAGAAGGCCAACGAGATGCTGCTGCCGCGCCTGCTCACGCACCACAACCTGTTCTTCTACGGCGAGCTCATGCGCGCCGCGCGAGGCGCCATCGAGGCCGGCGACTACCGCGCCTGGGCATCGCGCACGGTGCAGAAGATGCGCGCCGGCGACGAGATCGAAGCCCCGCGCTGA
- a CDS encoding serine/threonine protein kinase — MPPASTTGRETPTDMTAPPGAEVAFAGSTVPPALMERWRELTVNAPLGDLDPTLGRVTEDLTPGALADVPEGVVALGDPIARGGMGEVRRGTQHRLRREVAVKRALRETAAAGRGAMLREAWVAASLEHPNILPIHTLSREGDEPLIVMKRVEGRVWSDILEDERDPAAPGFRVSRPSVSGMGDRWVAPLQVLIEVCRAVHFAHTRGVLHLDIKPDNVMVGEHGEVVLLDWGLATAFDPRIAPSFLRPRESIEAVCGTPGYLSPEQAEGIGSALTPATDVYLLGAVLYEVLTGQLLHPGPVVKSLLSSHRAEPPVLGDDVPAELRELTLRALARDPRDRFPDVTSFRQALEAFLAHRPALALTARGDGLLAALLASPQFSGEDDDLSAEVSIDACRFAYQQALRLWPESRTASAGLARLSEWLLNRAEARIDANGGRAALDDHPAPGPELRQRLAALEQASVDDGHRLVRLRALSADEDVETYRRVRIGLAAGGGALWLLWNLCAGWLDRSGILPLTHAALLANVCLAALSFGLFMALGGHRSLLSTAVNRRALTVILATFGQTFVLWTGAWLLDVPPRSAAALAGAAYLLAALAVAAILDARTWWVSLLMLVPAMGGALMPAYTFEWTALLGPLGGAGLAYLWWQPARAEEAT; from the coding sequence ATGCCCCCCGCTTCGACGACGGGTCGCGAGACCCCCACGGACATGACCGCGCCGCCGGGCGCCGAGGTCGCCTTCGCGGGCAGCACCGTTCCGCCCGCACTCATGGAACGCTGGCGCGAGCTCACCGTGAACGCTCCGCTCGGCGACCTGGACCCGACCCTCGGGCGGGTCACGGAGGACCTCACGCCCGGGGCGCTGGCGGACGTTCCAGAAGGCGTGGTCGCGCTGGGCGACCCGATCGCGCGCGGTGGCATGGGCGAGGTGCGCCGCGGGACTCAGCACCGCCTGCGGCGCGAGGTGGCGGTCAAGCGTGCCCTGCGGGAGACGGCGGCCGCTGGGCGGGGCGCCATGCTGCGCGAGGCGTGGGTGGCGGCGTCACTCGAGCACCCCAACATCCTGCCGATTCACACGCTGTCGCGGGAGGGCGACGAGCCGCTCATCGTCATGAAGCGCGTGGAGGGCCGCGTGTGGAGCGACATCCTCGAGGACGAGCGCGATCCCGCGGCCCCAGGCTTCCGCGTGTCGCGACCATCCGTGAGCGGCATGGGCGACCGCTGGGTGGCGCCCCTGCAGGTGCTCATCGAGGTCTGCCGCGCGGTGCACTTCGCTCACACCCGGGGCGTGCTGCACCTGGACATCAAGCCGGACAACGTGATGGTGGGCGAGCACGGCGAGGTGGTGCTGCTGGACTGGGGCCTGGCCACGGCGTTCGACCCGCGCATTGCGCCGTCGTTCCTGCGTCCGCGCGAGAGCATCGAGGCGGTGTGTGGCACCCCGGGCTACCTCTCCCCCGAGCAGGCCGAGGGCATCGGCAGCGCGCTCACGCCCGCGACGGACGTCTACCTGCTGGGCGCGGTGCTCTACGAGGTGCTCACGGGGCAGCTCCTCCACCCCGGCCCGGTGGTGAAGTCGCTGCTCAGCTCACACCGCGCCGAGCCGCCGGTGCTGGGCGACGACGTGCCTGCCGAGCTGCGCGAGCTGACGTTGCGGGCGCTCGCGCGGGACCCCCGCGATCGCTTCCCCGACGTTACGAGCTTTCGACAGGCGCTCGAGGCCTTCCTCGCCCACCGTCCGGCGCTGGCCCTGACCGCGCGCGGCGATGGCTTGCTCGCGGCGCTGCTCGCCTCGCCCCAGTTCTCGGGCGAGGATGACGATCTCTCGGCCGAGGTCTCCATCGACGCGTGCCGCTTTGCGTACCAGCAGGCGCTCCGGTTGTGGCCCGAGTCGCGCACGGCCAGCGCGGGGCTCGCGCGGCTCTCCGAGTGGCTGCTGAACCGCGCGGAGGCACGCATCGACGCCAACGGCGGGCGCGCCGCGTTGGACGATCACCCCGCGCCGGGGCCCGAGCTGCGGCAGCGCCTCGCTGCCCTCGAGCAGGCTAGCGTGGACGATGGACACCGCCTGGTGCGCCTCCGTGCGCTGTCGGCCGACGAGGACGTGGAGACGTATCGCCGCGTGCGCATCGGCCTCGCTGCCGGAGGGGGTGCGCTCTGGCTCCTATGGAACCTGTGCGCGGGGTGGCTCGACCGGAGTGGCATCCTGCCCCTCACCCACGCCGCCCTGCTGGCCAACGTCTGCTTGGCGGCGCTGAGCTTCGGGCTCTTCATGGCGCTCGGGGGCCACCGCTCGCTGCTGAGCACGGCCGTGAACCGGCGCGCCCTCACGGTCATCCTCGCCACCTTCGGCCAGACGTTCGTGTTGTGGACGGGCGCTTGGCTGCTGGACGTGCCTCCGCGCTCGGCGGCCGCGCTGGCTGGCGCGGCGTACCTGCTGGCGGCGCTGGCGGTGGCAGCCATCCTGGACGCGCGCACCTGGTGGGTGTCGCTGCTCATGCTCGTCCCGGCCATGGGGGGGGCGCTCATGCCGGCGTACACCTTCGAGTGGACCGCGCTGCTCGGGCCGTTGGGTGGCGCAGGCCTGGCGTATCTGTGGTGGCAACCCGCGCGCGCGGAGGAGGCCACGTGA